The following are from one region of the Salminus brasiliensis chromosome 14, fSalBra1.hap2, whole genome shotgun sequence genome:
- the stk35 gene encoding serine/threonine-protein kinase 35, with translation MELRNGIQREVRTEQRQRQGQRRGCKRARPAESEPKPRVCKVLRPLPLEGNDEDNGGGDNGGSGGSFSLFKNTKPGSSATPPAAPRYSLLREVGRGSYGVVYEAIARRSGARVAVKKLRCDAPEKVELALAEFWALASLEKRHENVVQLEECVLERNGMAQKMSHGNKRSRQYLRLVETSLKGERILGYPEEPCYLWFVMEFCEGGDLNQYILSRRPDPKTNRSFMKQLTSAVAFLHKNNIVHRDLKPDNILISQKSGSPVIKVADFGLSKVCAGLGCQEREGEDQVNKNINVNKFWLSSACGSDFYMAPEVWEGHYTAKADIFALGIIIWAMIERITFIDAESKRELLGTYIRQGSEIVPVGEALLENPKMVLSIPQKPRSPMSDGIRRLLQDMLAVNPQDRPDAFQLELRVDQVTCAA, from the exons ATGGAGCTCCGCAACGGGATCCAAAGGGAAGTGAGGACCGAGCAGCGGCAGCGGCAGGGGCAGCGGCGGGGCTGCAAGCGAGCGCGGCCGGCCGAGAGTGAGCCCAAACCCCGCGTGTGCAAAGTTCTCAGGCCGCTGCCTCTGGAGGGCAACGATGAGGACAACGGTGGCGGCGACAACGGCGGCAGTGGTGgttctttctccctcttcaaGAACACGAAACCCGGCAGCTCTGCGACTCCTCCAGCGGCGCCTCGCTACAGCCTGCTGCGGGAGGTGGGTCGAGGGAGCTACGGCGTGGTGTACGAGGCCATAGCCCGCAGGTCTGGAGCCCGAGTGGCGGTCAAGAAGCTCCGCTGCGACGCTCCGGAGAAAGTGGAGCTCGCCCTGGCCGAGTTCTGGGCCTTGGCCAGCCTGGAGAAGAGGCACGAGAACGTGGTGCAGCTGGAGGAGTGCGTGCTGGAGAGGAACGGCATGGCGCAGAAAATGAGCCACGGCAACAAGCGGTCCAGGCAGTATTTACGCTTAGTGGAGACTTCGTTAAAAG GCGAGCGCATCCTGGGCTATCCAGAGGAGCCCTGCTACCTCTGGTTTGTCATGGAGTTCTGCGAAGGCGGCGACCTGAACCAGTACATTCTGTCTCGGCGGCCCGACCCAAAAACCAACCGAAGCTTCATGAAGCAGCTCACCAGCGCCGTGGCCTTCCTCCACAAGAACAACATTGTCCACCGCGACCTCAAACCCGACAACATCCTCATCTCGCAGAAGTCCGGCTCGCCCGTCATCAAGGTGGCCGACTTCGGCCTCAGCAAGGTGTGCGCGGGACTGGGCTGCCAGGAGCGCGAGGGCGAAGACCAGGTCAACAAGAACATCAACGTCAACAAGTTCTGGCTGTCCTCGGCCTGTGGCTCGGACTTCTACATGGCGCCCGAGGTGTGGGAGGGACACTACACGGCCAAAGCGGACATTTTCGCACTCGGCATCATCATCTGGGCCATGATCGAGAGGATCACGTTTATCGACGCTGAGTCGAAGCGCGAGCTCCTCGGGACGTACATCCGGCAGGGCAGCGAGATCGTCCCCGTCGGGGAAGCGCTGCTGGAGAACCCCAAGATGGTGCTCAGCATCCCGCAGAAGCCAAGGAGCCCCATGTCAGATGGGATCCGGAGGCTCCTGCAGGACATGCTGGCTGTGAATCCGCAGGACCGGCCGGACGCCTTCCAGCTCGAGCTCAGAGTGGACCAAGTCACATGCGCCGCGTGA